From a single Candidatus Defluviilinea gracilis genomic region:
- a CDS encoding glycerophosphodiester phosphodiesterase: MKSRKFKAFLAVLFLALVASVIVNPKAPPTRYYDGVPRTLVIAHQGGDGVWPGDTMFAFEQAVQIGADVLEMDAHITKDGHIVLMHDEEVDRTTDGAGLIEDKTLEELKRLDAAYGWSIDDGKTFPYRGQGIQAPTLEEVFQRFPQMRYVIEIKLTNNPIDKPLCDLIRQYNMQDKALIGSFHDEAMKNFRATCPEVATSASRTEVRNYVLLGKVFLWGFYLPRFQTIQPPWDPEESLGIQIMTERFVRESHAKNIRVEPWTVDDPELMKLYIEWGVDGIITDRPDLLVEALGK; the protein is encoded by the coding sequence ATGAAGTCTAGAAAATTCAAAGCGTTTCTCGCGGTTCTTTTTCTCGCGCTCGTCGCGTCGGTGATCGTCAACCCGAAGGCGCCGCCCACGCGATATTACGATGGCGTCCCGCGCACGCTGGTCATCGCGCATCAGGGCGGAGACGGCGTGTGGCCCGGCGACACCATGTTCGCGTTTGAACAAGCCGTCCAGATTGGAGCAGACGTCCTTGAGATGGACGCGCACATCACGAAGGACGGTCACATCGTGTTGATGCACGACGAAGAAGTGGATCGCACCACCGATGGCGCAGGGCTGATCGAAGACAAAACTCTTGAAGAGTTGAAACGGCTCGACGCAGCGTATGGCTGGTCAATAGATGACGGGAAAACTTTTCCGTATCGCGGGCAGGGAATCCAAGCGCCGACATTGGAAGAGGTCTTCCAACGGTTTCCACAGATGCGTTATGTGATCGAGATCAAGTTGACAAATAACCCGATCGACAAACCGTTGTGCGATTTGATCCGCCAATACAACATGCAGGATAAAGCGCTGATCGGTTCATTCCACGATGAGGCAATGAAAAACTTCCGCGCCACATGTCCCGAAGTAGCGACGTCCGCTTCGCGCACCGAGGTGAGAAATTATGTTTTGCTGGGAAAGGTTTTTCTCTGGGGGTTTTATTTGCCGCGCTTTCAAACGATCCAACCGCCCTGGGACCCCGAAGAGTCGCTGGGCATCCAGATCATGACCGAACGATTCGTGCGCGAGTCGCACGCCAAGAACATCCGCGTCGAACCATGGACAGTGGACGACCCCGAGCTGATGAAACTGTACATCGAATGGGGCGTGGATGGTATCATTACCGACAGACCCGACCTGCTGGTCGAAGCGCTGGGAAAATAA
- a CDS encoding GNAT family N-acetyltransferase — protein MTTENILQNATDEQLGLAVFENLYDLFRAMANDLPDGKLIENETLSRHLSFPSNPMFKGVWKTRLSEKEVDAAIDETIAWFKEQNAPFFFWWTGGGTTPKDLEERLAQRGLLSMAEQTQELAKGILSTEQGSPCMVAELSKMNETILAKTPPGFAINEVENETQLYDFKNVFVETYAIPEWAGQAWVDATLKIGIGKTRWRMFVGYLNGSPVATNMLFNGAGVASVYAVATIPSAQGKGIGAAITLKPLLETRDKDGHKYAVLFSTEMGIKVYERIGFRLTNLRINRYLWRNG, from the coding sequence ATGACAACAGAGAACATTCTCCAAAACGCAACGGACGAGCAACTCGGTCTGGCAGTGTTCGAGAATCTGTACGACTTGTTTCGCGCCATGGCAAACGACCTGCCCGACGGAAAATTGATCGAAAACGAAACACTATCGCGTCATCTTTCGTTTCCGTCCAATCCCATGTTCAAAGGAGTATGGAAAACAAGATTGTCAGAAAAGGAAGTAGACGCGGCCATCGACGAGACCATCGCGTGGTTCAAAGAGCAAAACGCTCCCTTTTTCTTTTGGTGGACAGGCGGAGGCACGACACCCAAAGATTTAGAAGAACGACTTGCCCAGCGCGGTTTGCTCTCGATGGCAGAACAAACTCAGGAACTCGCAAAAGGGATTCTTTCCACAGAACAAGGTTCTCCCTGCATGGTTGCCGAACTGAGCAAGATGAACGAAACGATTCTCGCAAAAACGCCGCCAGGCTTTGCGATCAACGAGGTCGAAAACGAAACGCAACTATACGATTTCAAGAACGTATTTGTGGAAACCTATGCGATTCCCGAATGGGCAGGGCAGGCATGGGTGGACGCAACGCTGAAGATCGGCATCGGCAAAACTCGCTGGAGGATGTTCGTTGGATATTTGAACGGAAGCCCCGTTGCGACCAATATGCTTTTCAACGGCGCGGGTGTTGCCAGCGTCTATGCAGTGGCGACGATACCCTCCGCGCAGGGGAAAGGTATCGGCGCGGCGATCACGCTCAAACCATTGCTCGAAACGCGCGACAAAGACGGGCACAAATATGCCGTATTGTTTTCTACTGAAATGGGCATCAAAGTCTATGAACGGATTGGTTTTCGCCTGACGAATCTCCGCATTAACCGTTACCTCTGGCGGAACGGATAA
- the pdhA gene encoding pyruvate dehydrogenase (acetyl-transferring) E1 component subunit alpha — MKKEQQLDMYHQMVLIRRVEERGAELYQAGKIGGFMHLYIGQEAVSTGLIAAREPRDRVITAYRDHGVAINCGLSADEVMAELLGKATGMSKGKGGSMHMASVEKNMWGGHAIVGGHLPIAAGLALGDQYAKNDNVTICMFGDGATNIGYFHEALNLAKTWGLRVLWVCENNQYGMGTSVERASAVSDIRQKAEGYAMKNAEVNGMDVMAVYEAAKEAIRYVRKEGQPYFLEVDTYRFRGHSMGDPERYRKAEEVKQWQENDPIGIFNKYLLDTKASTRKGLDEIEARVEEEVNKAVEFAETSPEPALEELFTNVYVEN; from the coding sequence ATGAAGAAAGAACAGCAATTAGATATGTATCACCAAATGGTGCTAATTCGCCGCGTGGAAGAACGCGGCGCGGAACTGTACCAGGCGGGCAAGATCGGCGGTTTCATGCACTTGTATATCGGGCAGGAAGCCGTGTCAACCGGTTTGATCGCGGCGCGCGAACCGCGCGACCGCGTCATCACCGCCTACCGCGATCACGGCGTCGCCATCAATTGCGGGCTTTCCGCCGATGAAGTGATGGCGGAATTACTCGGCAAAGCAACCGGGATGTCGAAGGGCAAGGGCGGCTCGATGCACATGGCAAGCGTGGAAAAAAACATGTGGGGCGGGCATGCCATCGTGGGTGGGCATTTACCCATCGCGGCGGGACTCGCCCTCGGCGACCAATATGCAAAAAACGACAACGTGACCATTTGTATGTTCGGCGATGGCGCGACCAACATCGGCTACTTCCACGAAGCGTTGAATTTAGCGAAGACCTGGGGCTTGCGCGTGTTGTGGGTGTGCGAGAACAATCAATACGGCATGGGCACATCGGTGGAACGCGCCTCGGCTGTTTCCGATATCCGCCAAAAAGCCGAAGGGTACGCCATGAAGAATGCGGAAGTCAACGGCATGGATGTGATGGCTGTCTATGAAGCGGCAAAAGAGGCGATACGGTACGTTCGCAAGGAAGGTCAGCCCTATTTTCTGGAGGTGGATACCTATCGTTTCCGCGGACATTCGATGGGCGACCCCGAACGTTATCGCAAAGCGGAAGAGGTCAAGCAATGGCAGGAAAACGACCCCATCGGTATTTTCAACAAATATCTATTGGACACGAAGGCATCCACCCGCAAGGGTTTGGATGAGATCGAAGCCCGCGTGGAAGAGGAAGTGAACAAGGCGGTTGAATTCGCCGAGACTTCCCCCGAACCCGCGTTGGAAGAATTGTTTACGAACGTTTATGTCGAAAATTAA